Genomic segment of Methanolobus mangrovi:
TATATAAACTTAAAGAAGTGGGGTATGGGCTCCACAGGCTATGGTGCAGCACCTTCAAAAAGCATTTTAGCCTTCCCTAAGATGCTCATGTACCAGATGAGCGAGCACGCCCATGTCCACAACCAATCTGTTCTGGAAACATTTGTTCTTGACATAGTCTTCCAGAGAAGGATACTGAGAAGAAGCCCTCTCAGATGGTTCATGCACTTCACTATTTTCGTTGGCTGGATGGTCCTTTTTGTAATGTCACTTGCTATGTTCCTTGTGGAAATGATACACATGGTCGGCGAGAAAGTAGGATATGCACATTCACTTCCTGAATTTATGAGCCCTGAGGTCTTCAGAGAGCTCCTTGCAGTACCAAACGATGTATTCAGTTACATTCTGCTTATCGGAATAATTATCGCAATCTACAGAAGACTTTTTGTTGCAAAGGTAAGAGAAGCCACAATTGCATATGACTCAGTCCTTCTTATCGGTCTTACTGTAATCACAATATCAGGATTCATTGCAGACGGCATCAGGACCGGCAGATTCTGGGCACTTGGCATAGATGACCCTACTATAGCACCACCAATGGCGCTTTTCCACGTAATTATCTCACTACTGTTCTGTATTGCATACATCCCATTCAGTAAATACATACACATGATTGCAATACCACTCGCACTCCTTGCAAACAAGGGAGGAGAATAAAATGGCAAAACGTGAAACTTCCATTAATACAGAGAATTTTACAGCAGTCCAGCTTATGGAACTGGATTCATGCAGTCGCTGCGGCGAATGTGTGGACTGGTGTCCAACATATGATGCATCAGGAAAAGAACCTGGACTTGCACCAAGAGACAAGATCCTCAGGTGGAGAGAGTACATGAACAAGTCCTACGGACTTCGTGCAAAACTCTTTGGTCCAAAGGAAATACCTGAAGAAGAGATCGAGCAGTTCAAGAATGATGTATATGGCTGTACAACCTGCGGAATGTGTGCAACAGTCTGTGAATCAGCTATCAACACCGTCGAACTCTGGGAATCCATGCGTGCAAACCTTGTAAAGCGTGGAAACGGTCCATTCGGTAAGCAGGGTGCTTTCCTCAAACTAATCGGAGAGTACAAGAACCCTTACATGGAAGACAACAAGAACAGAACCAACTGGTTCCCTGAGGACATCAAGGTCGAAGACAAGGCAGAGATCCTTTACTTCGGAGGATGTACCGCAGAACTTAAACAGAGGAAACTTGCACTTGCAACCACACGTGTACTCAACAAGCTTGGAATCAAATTCACAATGCTCGGTGAAGATGAGATATGCTGTGGATCCGCACTTATCAGAACCGGCCAGTACTTCATCAATGATACTGCAAAGGTAAATGCACAGAAGAACATTGATAATATCAAAGCAAAGGGTGCAAAGACTGTACTCTACGCATGTGCCGGATGTTTCAGAGCATCACTCATTGACTGGCCAAGACTCACAGGAAAGGAACTTCCATTTAAAGTAATGCACATTACAGAGTTCCTGCAGAACCTTATTGAGAAAGGCGAGATCAAATGGGAGAAATCCATTGACAAGAAGGTCACATACCACGACCCATGCCACCTTGGGCGCCACGTAGGCGTATTCGAACCACCAAGAGCTGTTCTGGAAGCAATTCCAGGTATCGAGTTCGTCGAGATGGAAAGAATAGAGAACAACCAGCGCTGCTGTGGTGCTGGTGGTGGAGTGAAAGCAGGTATTCCTGACCTTGCACTCGGTGTTGCTTCAACACGTGTTGAAGATGCACTTGCAACAAAAGCAGACCTCCTTTCAAGTGCCTGCCCATTCTGTAAGAGAAACCTCAGTGACGGAAGGGATGCAATAGGTGCAAAGGAACTTGAAGTAGAGGACGTTGTCGTTCTTACTGCTGAAGCAATGGGAATTGACCTCAGCGACGCACCAGAGTGATTAATTTCACTCTTCCTTTTTTTATTTTTAGGGTAAATTGAATATACTTATTAGTACTATTTACGTTTCTCATGCAAATCCCTTATGAATTACTTGGTAAATTCTTCAT
This window contains:
- a CDS encoding disulfide reductase gives rise to the protein MDYFAGVTDALRLTFVQVMIMANLSIGIFIIGMYINLKKWGMGSTGYGAAPSKSILAFPKMLMYQMSEHAHVHNQSVLETFVLDIVFQRRILRRSPLRWFMHFTIFVGWMVLFVMSLAMFLVEMIHMVGEKVGYAHSLPEFMSPEVFRELLAVPNDVFSYILLIGIIIAIYRRLFVAKVREATIAYDSVLLIGLTVITISGFIADGIRTGRFWALGIDDPTIAPPMALFHVIISLLFCIAYIPFSKYIHMIAIPLALLANKGGE
- a CDS encoding (Fe-S)-binding protein, whose amino-acid sequence is MAKRETSINTENFTAVQLMELDSCSRCGECVDWCPTYDASGKEPGLAPRDKILRWREYMNKSYGLRAKLFGPKEIPEEEIEQFKNDVYGCTTCGMCATVCESAINTVELWESMRANLVKRGNGPFGKQGAFLKLIGEYKNPYMEDNKNRTNWFPEDIKVEDKAEILYFGGCTAELKQRKLALATTRVLNKLGIKFTMLGEDEICCGSALIRTGQYFINDTAKVNAQKNIDNIKAKGAKTVLYACAGCFRASLIDWPRLTGKELPFKVMHITEFLQNLIEKGEIKWEKSIDKKVTYHDPCHLGRHVGVFEPPRAVLEAIPGIEFVEMERIENNQRCCGAGGGVKAGIPDLALGVASTRVEDALATKADLLSSACPFCKRNLSDGRDAIGAKELEVEDVVVLTAEAMGIDLSDAPE